The window TTTCATTCCTTGTTCACCCGTATTTTTTGTTCCAtggaaattaaagaataaagagTCTTTATCATAGAAAGATCAACTCTTGGAATAAAAGTATCTGTCAAAGTGTCAATAACATTGGTAAATTAGATGAAGGAGTGAAAAGACATAGTTAAGCCGTCAAATGCGACAATCTTTGTGGAGTAGCCAAAGAGATTTAAAATCCAAAACGTGAAAGTCCACGCGACAATCTTTACTGAGAGGCCACCTGGTTTACTGTTGTCTGAACAGTGCAGAAACTTCAAGtttcttaatgtttttgttaatatatcaTGTACAGTTAAACTCATTGACAATCAAGCAAATCAAGGCTTAAGGAGGTATGTTGCAGAAAAATTGTCTGTAATTGAACCCAAACCCAGATTTCTATTATTACCAGCAGCTGCAGGTTCAGTATCTCTCATGTATTAATACGATCGGCAGATGACTCTATAAGGGCACTCGAATAACAAGGTGTCAAGTTGGTGAATTAAAACCACCGTAACCACCACTCTGATCAAGCAGGGGCAGAGAAGAAAGGAAACGACAATCAAAGAACATGGAAACTTCAacagagaagaagaggaagaaaccCTCTGTCAAGACAGCCCTTGCTATTTCTGCCAAAAAGTTATCTGGGTCTTCCTGAAGTGCTTGGGTTGTGACTCAGTAGCTACTTATCCTCCTCCTCCGGAAGCAGAAAGAGAATGGAAATTTTTTCAAGGCTTTCAGATTTAATcccttttgtctttttttataaaatctactATACATCTCCATCAGAGTTCAGTTATTTTTGTAACATCAGTATGATTTGATTTGCGGCATGGAaagccttaaaaaaaatctcccattggaaaaaatagaaataaaaataaaaatgatacatGATTGATTGAATAAACACAAAGTCCAAAAGCCCATTGGCGTGATTAGCCCAATAGAACGATAAAATGATCACTGAATACAATTTCTTACattctaaaaagatttttttatgtaaaattaagaaaacatgtttatttagcAGTggatttttctagtttattatgatattattttatacgTGTGCTCTATTGCTCCCACTCATATCAAAAAATGTAACAAGTCTAAATACTTgtgtttataattattattttagtatttattttttaaaatataccttTAGAGTTGTAGTTATACTATAATTAGTATTAATAATTATGGGATGATTAGTTAAGTTAATATCTGGTAAAATAGGCTATtacaacataataaataaaaagctcaTTGAGAGCAAGAAAGGGCTTGCTTCAGAGTTGGATTTGTATTATATAAATTCCCCAAGAGTCCCCTCGCCATCATCAGAAAGACAGCTCTATGCCAAAACCAAACTGATGTGGAGTGAATATAAAAGCTGGgggaaagagagaaggagaagagatTTTCATTGCCATTTACATCTCATATTTACAGAATAATGCCCTCAGATTTCCACTACAAAATTCTTCATCAACCCATTGAGAATTGTTTCTTTCCAATCCCCATCCACCTAACCTTGCAACCCATAATAGACACTTAGTCATAATTCAAATTGCAGCATCTCTAATTAAACTACCACCTATTTTCAGTTCTAATTTCTTTCTGTCTTGGACAAATCTAGGATTCAAAAGCCCGGGCGGAAACCAACAATCAGTCCATGACTGGATTAAGATTCCATGAGTCTGGGCAACAACACGAGTATTGAGGGGAATAAGACTTAAGCTCTGTTTTCACCAATCCTAATAACCTCCAAGACTGTTGCATTGCAAAAGAAACATCTTGGGCAATTTAACAGATGCCTGGTTATGCAACCATAGCAGGACTTATGTGAACAAGGGACAAACTGGGCATCTGATTCACAAGTATAACAAATGCAGCAGGTGTTGTCATCGGCTTCCGTTTCTTCCCCATATTTCATCCTTTCAATTTGTTGCAACTCAATCCTGCTAATAAGAAGGTTCAAGAAACTCTCAAGCTGCCGAAGTTTCCCACTATAAGCATCCCCTCTCGAGGATCCAGCCTAGCACAATACAACAGAGTAAATTGCAAAGCTTAATAAATGAGATGGAAAAAAGATGATAAACAGCACACACACTGATTTCGAAAGGAAACCTCATTTCAATCTTTCTGTTAATGGCGGTTCGAGCACTTCCAGATCATATTAAGAGAACTATACACCACTGAAAACCAAGCATGCCAGCAcccaataaataatttttatgtacaagagaaaaaaaatatcaggtaCATTTAGAAATTTTCCATTTCTTTAGAACTATATTTTGCTAATGGATATATAGTTTATGTACGCTATATTGTGAATTAAGCaggattttgtttttaccaAGATTGGTAGAGTTCTTGCCTTTGGGGGAAAAGAACATTACTTGACAGTTCTATTTATTAgggtttttctccttttcctatTTTGTTATAATGATAATTAGTCGagtttttttcctcaaaaaataacaataactagTTCAAAGTTCCATCTTGTTagactttttcttcttttcctatttCGGTTATGACTCGCAAGGCTTTAGTGTGCTGATATAGATACACATACTGCGTATTTTGGAAGGccatttgataaataattttttttatttttggaatttctcTGTTCCTGTGGATTTCAGAAATCCTAGATTTTGATGGATTCAAGAAGCATCTTTCTAGATTTCAAAGGTTTAGCTTAGTTGGTTCTAGGTGTTCAATACTTTTTCCTTATACCCTTCTTTTTCTACATCAGTCATCTCTAGGCAACATCATACACCTATTTCATTTCTTCCTCTTGtagccccttttttttttaattcttctagCCCATTAAAATTACATGAATTGCAGAACCTTGTTCCTCCATGGAATCGCATACAAGTAGATGCAAACAAAAATTCAGCCACAAGTACAACCCCCACCCCCTCCCTCTATTGCCAACCATAAGCATGAACCTTCTAATCATGATGTTCATAAGCACAGTGGAATAATGAATGAGGTTGTTATCCACGAGATAGAGAAGTTTAAACATGCATATGAAGAGAGATGGGGCTTAAAGTAGACAAAACTAACCCAGTTGTACTCCAAGAGATACTGGAATCCACAATGCACGGTATCAGGGCAGTCCATGCTTGCAAAAACACCCACAACATCATTCCGCTCTCCACATTCCATCTCCACACTTGCATCCAACAAATTCAAGAGGATCCCTACAAGAGGTGCTAATATCATGCCTCGATTTACTTTCTCCAGAGACTGACCATGTCGTCTGAGAGACCTGCAAAGACAGTGGCATAACTATATGAACGACTGTTGAGGAAGCATAGAGGTTGCAATATGAACTTCGAAACAATTCACAGTCCTTTCTTTAATTAAGCATGTATTTTATGCACCAGTGAAgcctttattattaatattagaaatGCCAAAAGCATCGCCAAAAAACCACCTAAAAATGCCCAAAGACACGATAAGGGTGATACATCCACCATCTACAAGTACTTATGAAACatacataattacaaaaatctgaaaatatcaAGCGCAATATTGGATGGTTGTCATAACATAAGCAAACCAACCAAGGATATCCTAAATGTCTACTTGCTATCATCATCAATTCCCTTGTATGTTTCTTCAAGGAAAGCAAGACAAATTGAAGCTCAAATGGCAGAGTGCATTTACACCATGTATTGAAAAACTTGCTACATTTAGAAAGGGGAAATGACAAAAAGTGGGAAAAGAATGAGAAACATGATTCCGATTCAACAGCATGGAAACTCACAAATCAAAAAACTCAGCATCCGCGGCTGAAGTAATGTGGTTGAGAATAAAGACTATCAATTCAGTTAGCCTCCGAAGGTTCGTATCAGCTCCAGATAGGAATGCTTGAGGGATCTCACGAGTACAGAACTCTAAAACCTTTGCAAGGTTGCATGAGAGATCAAATATGACGCAGCATTTTCTTTGCTGAAACTCCAAAACCTAAAAAGATGTttaaaattgtaagaaaatatttgaaGCAAACTGCAAGTAGAAAATAACAGAAAACTCCATACAGCTAAGCTATTACTGACTTAAAAGCTAAACCAACACAACTGGCATTACTACGTGATAGTAATATGACGACCCAAACAAGTGATCCACTTAAGTCAGTAAAGCAAATGTTATAGAAATGTAAAgtaaaccaagaaaaataactcTCCAGGATATAGATACACAAGCATGTGTGAATGGTAGGGGGGGCTATTTACACTAgtgtaaagtataaactctaaTCTTTTGAAAGCCATTAAACAGCTGTCATAAAATTCTTGGTATCAGTAAATTATACCTggtatttttcttgcatttcccTAATGGAAACAGAGAACTCAGTCATTGTCCAGCTGAGTGTATTAAATAGTCGATTCAGAAAAGCTGAGAACAACTCTTCATCATCGATGCAAGCTTCACGCAACAAGTTCTACATGGATTAAGTCAAAAAGGAGGATAAATCCATGCCCACAAATTgttcagtgaaaaaaaaaagaaaaaaaatcaaatgcaaaGATTGATCATTTTTACTTGGAAAACAATTGACGATGACGACGATGATTCCCCATGCTTTGAAGAACCAAAACGAGAACCCTTGCACAACCGCAAAAGAATGTTGGTCACTGGGATCCAAGATCTGTTGTCAAATGCTGACAATAGAGCTTTTGGCATTCTTTGCGTGGCTGCTTCATTGCTCTCAAAAGCTGCCAAATACTCCTTATACTGTACCAGAACTGAAATAGATTGGAGGAGAAGATCCCTAAGATCGGCACTCAATATCCTTGGATCATTGAAGTGGGAAACGACAAAAGTTACCTGATGAACAGGAGAAATCAATCAATTCTCTGAAGTCCATTGACTTCATGCAGTGAATATATTCAACTTTCAGATTGAAGCATACTTTAAATTGAGAGGAAATCACCAGATTGCATGAAGTGATACATGTCACAAATATTGAagtacagaaaagaaaagaaaaggtctgTTGGTGTCAATTGGTGCAGAGCAAATTACAGCACAGAAGTAGTCAAAATGTCAAATATAAGAACCCAGCTGGTCCCTGGAAATGAATCAACTGTCAGCAATTAATTGCCTCTTGTTTGGAAAATTGGATGGTAAGATTTTGtgatatttgtaaaaaaaaaatgtgcacAATAATTCTGCTTCTCTCAATCATATGTGGCACAAATTAAATTGGATTGGAACACCACGTTGTGGATCATCAAAATCTTAATCCATCCATAAAGTTGAACCATTTATCATCAACGCTGAGGAGTCAAGTAGTATCATGGTTCTACATTTTCTAACTGAAAACAATCAAACTATTGTTAAATACACATGCAACAGATCTTAACTTTGGTCAACAATCAAGTGTCACAATTACCAAATCTCGGGAAATATAATCAAAAGCATACACTTGCAACTATCAACTGAAACTTCAAACTAGCAATAAATCCAACAGACTTCAAAAAGACACACACAGATTCACAGTAAATCAGAAAAGATGCATTAAAATTAACCATGCAGGAAGCTCATTTACTTTTATAGCTTGTAACATAGCAAAAGGGAGATTAGCACAAATCATATAGGAGGTAAGTTTTTTGgcttatattaatataaaacacaGACTACAGTATTAGGATCtctagtcttttttttatccagGACCTCTTGATAACACCAAGAAAAATTAGAGACTTATGTTGACCGCTAGAAAAGGAAAGTTTGAGAGATGGAAAATTCATAGTAAATTCAGTAGTATTAGTTGAAAATGTGCCAACcagcaaataataataaccaaagGACTGGGGAGGAAGAAGAATTGTTGTAATACCCAGAATAGTGAACTAAGCATGTGGTTGTAGGCATGAGAATTCTGGAATGTAGAGACTCATTCAAATGTGCTTCAGAGTGAGAGAAACGATCAAACATTCGATGGGTTTAACTTTCTGTGAATCAATTGAAGTTGGTCTTTTCAAGATCATTGTTCCACGAAGTAACAACCCTACCAAGATCTTACTAATCATccaaattttcaaaaatgtGTTTAAGACAATAATTCCCTTCCTGTTAGTATGTTTCTAAGATGCCAAACATGTGTTGCAATGGTGGCAGCTGTAGCTCCCCCTGTTCCATACCTCCTCAGTCAAGGGCTGCCAAGAAACTTATCGACCACATGGCAGGACACATTTTTCTTCCTTTGATACAAAAGTGGGGTCACACTTGGCAATACCCCACCTCTCATGTGTAACAAATTGATGGCGCTATCAAAGAAATAATCGTGCTAGAGCTGTAATAATTCACGCATCTTAAGGGCCACAATCAATTTCAACGATTACACTTTGAAATTATCATTAAGAGACACTTTCCTGATCCACAGATCTATAGACAAAATGGGAAAACAAGTTGCCAAGATTTATTGACAACTTTAAACCCGCCAAAAAGCAAACAGCAGATGactcaaaaatcaacaaaataaacttatGCTCAAGAAGACAAAATAATGTGTAGTATGTGAGACTTACAAATGAGGCAAGTCCTTGCTTGATAAATATTGCAGGGGGTACAAATGGGGGATCACTCTTGCGCAGCACATGGAAGCAATCAACCTGAAATGGCAATAGAACAGCAGCATGTAGCAGCTAGGTATACAAGTTAACATTGCGAACCACATCAATGGCACATTATACAAGCAAAgcacttaatttaaaaatacaggtAAATGATATTTAGATCACATTTGAAACAAAAGGAAACTGTCACCTCAAGGCAAGCACTTAACCAACCAAAAATCTTCACAAATAGGAATTTTGCTAGAATGGGATGTTAATAACACATGATTAGCattgatattttaaagatgATAAGGGGAAAAAATGAAAGCTTTCATGGCAGATTTAAATCTAAAGTTGCAGCTCTATCAAGCAATACCATGAGGTCCTGATGAACTCCCAAAACAAGACCCTAAAAAGCACATTAATATACTGCATGAAGTAGCTCAACTTCTACAATTGatgtgataatatatttttaagtgaacaaTGGGTGTAAGCATGACTGTAATAATCCCAAATAGATGCAGAGTGTTCTGAAGAGATACCGACCTTGACATACAACAAAACCCTAAAGACAAAggtaatattttgttaaaaactgTGATAAACACTATTTCAGACAGACAACGGTTGATAAATACACCCAGTATCATCTTGCAGAGATTAAAGGAAAATATTCATTTACCAGGGTTTCAAGATAAAATTCaggaatataaataaataaggaatcCACTCTGCTAAGAACCAGAAGTAGTTGGACTATCCATATGCATGTTGCATACATCGCTCGTTGCTTCCACCGCGAGAAAAGAGAGATGCGATACCTGTTCACATGACAAAAAGGCCAGCAAAAAATCAGAAGATGCACTGAGCTAGCATAAAGTATGTAATACATGTAGCTGATGTTATAACCCCATAAACTTCATCTATATTTAACCAGAAAATAAAGCTAGTAAGTTGTTCAGTATCAATAACCAGCACCAATCAAAGAGTGGCAAAACTAAGGGTATGAGGTGAAAAATTTGGAGATGAAATATCAAGGGTGTAAAAATAAAGGGTGAAGTGTTAagggtataaaaaaaaacttccaagAGGTGAAGTGTTAAGGGTGTTGAAAAATTATAGTGCTATTAGTAGGCCCACAATAGATCAAATCAAatttggtttagggtttaggtaaTTATAACAATATTCGATATTTATATTTGTGGGTCCAAGATAAGTGGTGGAAGAAAAAAGTAGAGAAATGGATGttcaatttcaacaaaaaaaataaagaggaggAAATGTAGTCCAGTATCCTTTACCCCTCAACACACGAGGTTAACATTTCACCCCATTTTTATATGGTTGAGaccaatataaataaataaactactATAGAAGAAACATATCCAGCAGTTAGAACTACAAGatagtaattcttttttattttaaagatttggGAAAATTGACTTCCCACTTTCCCAATTTCTAccagaaaatcaaagaaatttcTTCTTATCACAAAAGAATCTGGTATATTTCCAGAGGCTTTAAAGTAGGAAACCAAATTCCAAATTTGGGCAACTAGGCAATGATCAAAATTTGCAGGTGCTTAGAGTTCAGATTACCTGGAGATAAGGACACAGCAAGGAAGAACTACAACCATAGAAATATCATAAATAGAATTTAAACAGTTCTAGGCGTTGCAGAGTGCATAGTGACAAATGGAATATCGATTTCTCATTCTAATCATGGAAAATGGAAGGGAAAACAGCTTCAAATATTCATTCAATGTTTCATATGGTTGAGACCTagataaataattttccaaaaacTAAGATAAATGTAGTTCAGGGACATCATACCATGCACAATGTCTGACACAATCAATTATGCCTTCACGATAATCATTTCGAGCTTCTTTCAGCTGTCTTAATTTCTCACTacaaacatgttcttttatttgtttatcagTTTCTTCCAGGAGTGATATTGATTGTGCCTGATGAGACATGTAGTGTGATGCCTGCAATCAAAGATTGAAATGTTAAGACCTtcacaaaacaaaatgcagcAAGAAAGCATGTCATCGGTGAGCACAAAACGATGTTCATCCATTAAACAAAACATCACAAGAGAACAGAAAAACAATACGGTAGTGGTGTAATCCCAGAAAAAATGAAATGTGTACAAGTTTTCCAAGAAAGGTTGTTCCCTTTGGACAACAATCAACAAGTTAGAGcctgtttgtttttgggtttaaaaagtgtttttgaaaaatttgaaagttacaagaaaataacataatgcaaaattgttttaaatacaGCATGTAACTTTCTCACTTTTTATCAAATTCTCCTTTGGGTATCTTGAACAATGATTGAAAGAACAAGTGTTTGATATCATATGACAAAGTATATAGCTTTAACAGGCATCTTAGCTTACATTggtgtaaataataaaaagataccATATGTTGTGATCAAACTGACAAATTGACATTCGAGCGTAAAACCATTTGGTAATGGTTACCTGCCTCGGACCCTTAGGAGAAAATAGACACAAACACATAGAGATTAACAGGCACTTGCCTAGGCAAATTCAATTTCCAACCAAGGAAACTACTCATAAATTATTCctttttgcataattttttttatcatcaatcatttcttatttcaacAGAAAGGCATATTAAAGTGTGCCATGGTGATTTAACCTCAACTTCATCATTTCTATACTTTATCCCAAGTTACTGTCTTTTTGGAGGAACCAAGAACAACTATTGGAATTCAGAGGTTTTGCATGATCATTTGTCTTTGGTTTTACTCTACAGATTCCACAAGGGATccttcaaaacttaaaaaggTTTCTCCAGCTCCACTacaaatttcatcaatttttcagGCTTCAAGAAATGCTTTCATTTATCGTAGTTGATCTAGCTGCCAGTAGTTAATATCTTAACTCAATAATCATGTTCATCCAGGATAgggaaaaaacattgttaacTTCACTTCCTAATACCTTTCCATGTTTGCTGCAAACTTCATTTTCTATTGTAATTCTAAGGGAAAAGGGAGTAAATGCATTTCAGGCAGCACAAAGCCCTTCACCAATAAGATCAAAACGGATACCAAGTCTTGTAtagcaagcttgtcttgctctttttgatctatacaatacttacatttgataaaaaaaacggATACCAAGTACACCTGATTGCAGTaaagtgaaattaataaaaagaaaaaagcaaatttcATCCAGAAAATTCTCTTACCTGCTTAAAGTTTGGTGCGACACCTATGTGATACAACAATAGCAATGTATCTAGCAGTTCTTCTTCTCTCAGTGTAGCTGAAGACACATCACTCTCCCTTTGTACAATCCTAATATCCCGCATTGGACGGTAACCAAAATCAGGTTCAGATTGATCACTCGTACTAGGTTTGTCGGCTATCTCATCATTCAAACTTCCTTCACTGCATTCTGCAGCAACATGAGCAGACCTGTCTGGAATAGGACCACAATGGACACGAGAACCTTTAGCATTGTATCTAATTTGATGCTTTGAGATTTTTGACAATTCAATGTCATAACTTGAACAGCAACATGGTTTCTGGGCGGTTTTATGTGTTACTCTGGTTTCTTCATCATCCATACAACCTTCCTCCCACCGGATTACTTCTGCTTCTTGATCATATACAGGATGAGATTTTGAAAGATGACTAAATGATCCCCCAAGTCTAGAAATGTCAGTTCGATGAGGATCATTTTTGAGAAATAAATCTACAGGGAAACTTTGTTCACCACCTCTGTGGAGAAATCCAACATCATGACCACAGGGTTCACACCTCTTCAACCAGCCACAAATGTCTCTCATGGCAAAGCCTTCAGATAAAAAATGAAGTATAACTGTGTACAAAGAAACAAGAACAGAATTGCTTGAAACTCCAGGAGGTGGCACACTGCGAT is drawn from Populus nigra chromosome 5, ddPopNigr1.1, whole genome shotgun sequence and contains these coding sequences:
- the LOC133693586 gene encoding E3 ubiquitin-protein ligase RKP translates to MAEEGKRVGGISSGLAVLLNGEDRKENSSKTRLVSSCDDFGNQPVERALEYIFGLSNRSLGQLTGPVDAKLVSSIIKNEFSKFCVKSGDLIDNRDGVHISKDGCESQLVGLEELSICGDIRIIKPPLLVESLAMFSSARSNAYVWKGKWMYEVLLETSGVQQLGWATRSCPFTDHKGVGDADDSYAFDGKRVRKWNKDAEPYGQPWVVGDVIGCCIDLDHDEILFYRNGVSLGVAFRGIRKMGPGSGYYPAISLSQGERCELNFGARPFKHPIQGFLPLKAPPPANLLAVQLLQCLSRLSDTLGVERAESSLVGKLRRLKRFVSLEEVFYPVCHGICEEFFSVLEGYSGSTEYVAWGPLLSFMMEVFRVQAPHDYSVLDRFIDVFLEFQESHLMFEHIINALSSCCKTASLVLTECPYSGSYSYLAMVCHILRRKELMVLWWKLADFELLFEGFLSQKIPNKQDLQCMVPSVWWPSSGEDMYNDGRSMMLTTTALSEAINKIEEKHRDLCLLVMQFVPPTAPAQLPGSVFRTFLQNILLKNRGADRSVPPPGVSSNSVLVSLYTVILHFLSEGFAMRDICGWLKRCEPCGHDVGFLHRGGEQSFPVDLFLKNDPHRTDISRLGGSFSHLSKSHPVYDQEAEVIRWEEGCMDDEETRVTHKTAQKPCCCSSYDIELSKISKHQIRYNAKGSRVHCGPIPDRSAHVAAECSEGSLNDEIADKPSTSDQSEPDFGYRPMRDIRIVQRESDVSSATLREEELLDTLLLLYHIGVAPNFKQASHYMSHQAQSISLLEETDKQIKEHVCSEKLRQLKEARNDYREGIIDCVRHCAWYRISLFSRWKQRAMYATCIWIVQLLLVLSRVDSLFIYIPEFYLETLVDCFHVLRKSDPPFVPPAIFIKQGLASFVTFVVSHFNDPRILSADLRDLLLQSISVLVQYKEYLAAFESNEAATQRMPKALLSAFDNRSWIPVTNILLRLCKGSRFGSSKHGESSSSSSIVFQNLLREACIDDEELFSAFLNRLFNTLSWTMTEFSVSIREMQEKYQVLEFQQRKCCVIFDLSCNLAKVLEFCTREIPQAFLSGADTNLRRLTELIVFILNHITSAADAEFFDLSLRRHGQSLEKVNRGMILAPLVGILLNLLDASVEMECGERNDVVGVFASMDCPDTVHCGFQYLLEYNWAGSSRGDAYSGKLRQLESFLNLLISRIELQQIERMKYGEETEADDNTCCICYTCESDAQFVPCSHKSCYGCITRHLLNCPRCFFCNATVLEVIRIGENRA